The following are encoded together in the Humulus lupulus chromosome 5, drHumLupu1.1, whole genome shotgun sequence genome:
- the LOC133779833 gene encoding uncharacterized protein LOC133779833, whose amino-acid sequence MPNYVKFMKDILTKKRRLGEFEAVALTKECSSFLQNKLPPKMKDPGSFTIPCTIGNSYCCMDLCDLSASINLMPISIFKQLGIGEVRPTTVTLQLADRSLAHLDGKIEDVLVRVDKFIFPADFIVLDYEAGREVPIILWRQFLATGRTLIDVQKGELTMRVQDENVTFNVFKAMRFPDEVEECSVVSMVDSLASREFETSNVGDPLERLLLFDSHNEEDEEEYLAWLEANSQGLRTRNRFDSLELSSRDFKAPKPSIVEPPELELKVFPSHL is encoded by the coding sequence ATGCCTAACTATGTGAAGTTCATGAAAGACATCCTTACAAAGAAGAGAAGATTGGGGGAATTTGAGGCAGTGGCTCTTACCAAGGAGTGTAGCTCATTCTTGCAAAACAAGCTGCCACCGAAGATGAaagatcctgggagtttcaccATTCCATGCACCATTGGTAATTCTTATTGTTGCATGGATTTATGCGATTTGAGTGCAAGCATCAACTTGATGCCAATATCTATTTTCAAGCAATTGGGGATTGGAGAAGTTAGGCCCACTACAGTTACTCTTCAACTAGCAGATAGATCTCTTGCTCATCTGGATGGGAAGATTGAAGACGTCTTGGTAAGGGTAGACAAATTCATATTCCCTGCTGATTTTATTGTGTTAGACTATGAGGCAGGCAGAGAGGTGCCCATTATCTTGTGGAGGCAATTTCTTGCGACAGGAAGAACTTTAATAGATGTGCAGAAGGGGGAGCTGACTATGAGGGTCCAagatgaaaatgtgacttttaatgtttttaaagctATGAGATTTCCTGATGAGGTTGAGGAATGCTCAGTGGTTTCAATGGTAGATTCTTTGGCATCAAGGGAGTTTGAGACTAGTAATGTTGGCGATCCATTAGAGAGGTTATTGTTGTTTGATTCACACAATGAGGAAGATGAGGAGGAGTACTTAGCTTGGTTGGAGGCTAATTCTCAAGGGTTAAGAACAAGAAACCGATTTGATTCATTGGAGTTGTCGTCTAGGGACTTCAAAGCTCCTAAACCATCCATTGTAGAGCCACCTGAGTTGGAGTTGAAAGTTTTTCCATCGCATTTGTGA